In Astatotilapia calliptera chromosome 16, fAstCal1.2, whole genome shotgun sequence, one genomic interval encodes:
- the LOC113007376 gene encoding uncharacterized protein LOC113007376 produces the protein MEFSLDDFVTSPSWDRIVRCRKADLLIIASCYDVQVSYGARKAEVRDALCAELVERGILPAPKAAVEQPDGGGVKVAPEAEPGSDAEGPVSVLPAEADSDAAEADSDAAEADSDAAGAKPEAAGSGTAGEPLAGRSTEDLRLTLRIREVEARAKELEVQAMHLRVRALELERKPSTSASSHPSTSTAVPTGFDITKHVKLVPPFREAEVDSYFNAFERIAAALSWPKEFWPLLLQCKLVGKAQEVCTSLSIEDSLDYDVMKKTVLQAYELVPEAYRQKFRKCEKTANQTFVEFAREKSRLFERWLQASKAQDFEGLKELLLLEEFKKCLPDQAVIYLNEQKVTSLAKAAVMADEFTLTHKTIFSAAVSQNIRVGQERKIKSPKIGLKDRQEDGVNRDCFYCRGPGHLIAACPALRRKEQRKGSKNPAGVGLIKVVPLPKSHSTLTRDLHHVDAEIEPRFKPFITKGFVSVTGEERDKVPVTILRDTGAHQSFMLDSVLPLSDKTACDSDVLVWGIKMSVLRAPLHKVHLHSPVKTGHVKVAVSSQLPIKGVSFILGNDLAGGTVFPPPEVVETPISSVTEVAAPLLNVFPVCAITRAQSRKFDDVMDVADTFMATPDGRISPSRESDRTKSDVMKLMPELDEKLNRNALITAQQNDSSLAPCFLSAAKSAGSESPTSYFLQDGVLMRRWSSDRCGLPGATQVLSLAHDASMAGHLGVNKTYHRVLRNFFWPGLKADVVAYCRTCTTCQMAGKPNRPIPPAPLHPIPVIGEPFEKVILDCVGPLPKTKSGHQYILTIMCSATRYPEAIPLRTLKAKPVIKALLKFFSTFGLPKVVQTDQGTNFTPKIFAQVVEELHIKHVKSSPYHPESQGALERFHQTLKAMLRKFCAESDREWDEGLPLLLFAVREVTQESLGFSPMDLVFGHVVRGPLRLLKERWLSETSETQHNVLDYVSGLREKLHLACQLARENLSHTQAKMKTRYDKKAVCRSFQPGEKVLVLLPVVGSSLSAQFAGPYVVEQKLSDNNYVIQTPDRRRKSRVCHINLLKSFHSRSPSGAPSPVCAAGTVSPYEPSDDGLLQKSEALGSGRLKNSEILNDLDTYLVHLSEPARADITELIENNLSLFLITLVKLRSCAPILMWKDINRLSNMLTE, from the exons ATGGAGTTTTCTTTGGATGATTTTGTTACTTCGCCTTCGTGGGATAGAATTGTGAGGTGCAGGAAAGCGGATTTGCTTATCATTGCTAGTTGTTATGATGTTCAAGTGTCCTATGGTGCCCGCAAAGCGGAGGTTAGGGACGCTTTGTGTGCAGAGCTGGTGGAGCGAGGCATCCTTCCTGCCCCGAAGGCAGCTGTAGAGCAGCCTGATGGCGGGGGTGTGAAGGTGGCTCCGGAGGCTGAGCCGGGGTCGGATGCCGAAGGGCCTGTTAGCGTGCTACCAGCCGAGGCGGACTCTGATGCAGCCGAGGCGGACTCTGATGCAGCCGAGGCGGACTCTGATGCTGCTGGGGCGAAGCCTGAAGCAGCTGGGTCTGGTACGGCCGGGGAACCCCTGGCGGGGCGGTCTACGGAAGATCTCCGTTTGACCCTCCGTATTAGGGAGGTGGAAGCCCGTGCTAAAGAGCTTGAGGTACAAGCGATGCACCTCCGTGTCAGAGCTTTGGAGCTGGAGCGAAAACCCTCCACATCTGCCTCTAGTCATCCTAGTACGTCCACCGCGGTCCCGACAGGTTTTGACATCACCAAACACGTTAAACTGGTTCCCCCGTTTCGTGAGGCCGAAGTGGATTCCTATTTTAACGCTTTTGAGCGTATAGCGGCCGCGTTAAGTTGGCCGAAGGAATTTTGGCCGCTGCTGTTACAATGCAAATTGGTTGGCAAAGCCCAGGAGGTGTGTACCAGTTTATCAATTGAAGATAGCCTGGATTATGACGTCATGAAGAAGACTGTGTTGCAGGCATATGAGCTCGTCCCAGAAGCCTACCGTCAAAAATTTAGGAAGTGTGAAAAAACCGCCAATCAGACATTTGTGGAGTTTGCCCGTGAGAAAAGTCGCCTGTTTGAACGATGGTTGCAGGCCAGTAAAGCACAGGATTTCGAGGGGCTGAAAGAGCTTCTTTTGTTAGAGGAATTCAAAAAATGTTTGCCGGACCAAGCAGTTATTTATCTGAATGAGCAAAAGGTGACCTCACTTGCTAAAGCGGCAGTGATGGCTGATGAGTTTACTCTCACCCACAAAACTATATTTTCAGCCGCTGTCTCACAGAATATTAGGGTGGGACAGGAAAGGAAGATAAAGTCACCAAAGATAGGACTGAAAGATAGACAGGAGGATGGTGTTAATCGCGACTGTTTTTATTGTCGCGGACCCGGACATCTAATCGCTGCCTGTCCTGCGCTCCGGAGGAAAGAGCAGCGCAAAGGCTCTAAAAATCCAGCGGGCGTAGGTCTCATCAAAGTTGTCCCTTTGCCTAAATCGCATTCCACTCTCACCCGTGATTTGCACCATGTGGATGCAGAAATAGAGCCACGTTTTAAACCGTTCATCACGAAAGGCTTTGTTTCTGTGACGGGAGAAGAGAGGGACAAAGTGCCTGTTACTATTCTTCGGGACACAGGTGCGCATCAGTCGTTTATGTTGGATAGTGTACTGCCATTGTCAGATAAAACTGCTTGTGATTCAGATGTGTTGGTTTGGGGAATTAAGATGAGCGTTCTTCGGGCGCCGTTACACAAAGTTCATTTACATTCGCCCGTGAAAACGGGGCATGTCAAAGTTGCGGTGAGTTCCCAGTTGCCGATTAAAGGGGTTTCGTTTATTTTAGGAAATGACTTGGCTGGTGGGACAGTTTTCCCACCGCCTGAAGTGGTGGAAACGCCTATTTCTTCTGTCACTGAGGTTGCCGCCCCTTTGttaaatgtgtttcctgtttgtgcaATCACTCGTGCGCAGTCACGCAAATTTGATGACGTTATGGATGTTGCTGACACGTTTATGGCGACGCCAGACGGGAGAATATCTCCCAGCCGTGAGAGTGACAGAACAAAAAGCGATGTGATGAAACTGATGCCAGAGCTGGATGAGAAATTGAATAGGAATGCATTGATAACCGCTCAGCAGAATGACtcatcactggctccctgttttCTATCTGCAGCTAAGAGTGCAGGAAGTGAATCACCCACTTCTTATTTTTTGCAAGATGGAGTTCTTATGAGGAGGTGGTCCTCTGACCGGTGTGGTTTGCCTGGTGCTACGCAG GTGCTTAGCTTAGCGCATGATGCCAGCATGGCTGGACATCTTGGGGTGAACAAAACATATCATCGGGTGTTGCGCAACTTCTTTTGGCCAGGGTTGAAAGCTGATGTGGTGGCATATTGCCGTACCTGTACCACATGTCAGATGGCGGGGAAACCTAACAGACCCATTCCACCTGCTCCGTTACATCCTATTCCAGTAATAGGTGAGCCgtttgaaaaagtaatattgGATTGTGTGGGTCCCCTGCCAAAAACCAAATCCGGACACCAATACATACTTACAATAATGTGTTCAGCAACAAGGTACCCAGAGGCAATTCCACTACGCACGCTGAAAGCAAAACCGGTGATAAAGGCACTACTTAAGTTTTTCTCTACTTTCGGGCTTCCAAAGGTTGTTCAAACAGACCAAGGAACGAATTTCACCCCAAAAATATTTGCACAGGTTGTGGAGGAGTTGcacataaaacatgtaaaatccaGTCCATACCACCCAGAAAGTCAAGGTGCTCTGGAGAGATTCCATCAAACCCTCAAAGCTATGCTGCGCAAGTTCTGCGCAGAGTCGGATAGAGAATGGGATGAGGGTCTGCCGTTATTGTTGTTTGCAGTCAGAGAAGTCACTCAGGAATCCTTGGGATTCAGTCCGATGGATCTGGTGTTTGGACACGTGGTCCGCGGTCCCCTCCGCCTTCTGAAGGAGAGGTGGTTGTCAGAAACTTCTGAAACTCAGCATAATGTTCTGGATTATGTTAGCGGACTTCGGGAAAAGCTTCACCTTGCATGTCAGTTAGCTCGAGAGAATCTGTCACATACGCAAGCTAAAATGAAAACTCGCTATGATAAAAAGGCTGTTTGCAGAAGTTTTCAGCCGGGAGAGaaagtgttggtgttgttgcCTGTGGTAGGGTCCAGCTTATCAGCTCAGTTCGCTGGCCCATATGTGGTGGAACAAAAACTCAGTGACAACAACTATGTGATCCAGACCCCAGACCGCCGGAGAAAGTCTAGGGTTTGTCATATTAATCTGTTAAAATCGTTTCACTCGAGGAGTCCTTCGGGTGCGCCGTCTCCAGTGTGCGCCGCTGGTACTGTTTCTCCCTATGAACCCTCTGATGACGGGCTACTCCAGAAAAGTGAAGCGCTGGGTAGCGGCCGGTTGAAAAATTCGGAGATCTTAAATGATTTGGACACATATTTAGTCCACCTGTCTGAACCCGCTCGAGCTGACATCACTGAGCTGATAGAAAACAACTTATCACTTTTTCTGATCACCCTCGTCAAACTGCGGTCCTGTGCCCCGATATTGATGTGGAAGGACATAAACCGATTAAGCAACATGCTTACCGAGTGA
- the tmtc4 gene encoding protein O-mannosyl-transferase TMTC4, which translates to MALTEVYWDHHIPLPKLAPVQAKVTVALVALLCFINSYDGDFVFDDSEAIVNNKDLRPATPLNNIWSNDFWGTNLSSNSSHKSYRPLTVLTFRLNYLVAGGLHPVGFHVLNIILHAVISALMIDVFAVLIGGLAYDEKGRILNHAPKTSLLAAIFFAAHPVHTESVAGIVGRADLLCALFFQLSFLTYCKAFNKGSDRDDRFSLQWVVVSLLLCAAAMLCKEQGITVLGVNAAFDVLLICNVNVYELSQRLLLRKKSFDVSELVRMGLLTRLGLMGLGGLLMLYARWRIMGTGPPAFTEVDNPASFAENIILRIVNYNYYYSLNAWLLLCPWWLCFDWSMGCVPLIKSATDWRIVWLLLLWCILVGLISQALCSQDSQRRRTLTLGLVLLVVPFLPASNIFFRVGFVIAERVLYLSSAGYCLLLAYSLGHCCCRWSKYRKLLCVMVLALLCVYVVRCALRSHQWRSEQSLFTSALSVCPLNAKVHYNVGKNLADRGNTTPAITYYREAVRLHPTYVHAMNNLGNILKEKNELVEAEQLLSKAVSIQPDFAAAWMNLGIVQNSLQKFEEAEKSYWNAIRFRRKYPDCYYNLGRLYADQNRHLDALNAWRNATVLKPDHSLAWNNMVILLDNTGNLGQAELIGREALRVLPNDHTIMFSLANVLGKLQKYEESEGFFLHALRINPNAASCHGNLAVLYHRWGKLELAKKHYELSLKLDPEAPGTRDNYNMLRRKLDQLKRSTP; encoded by the exons ATGGCATTGACTGAAGTATACTGGGACCACCACATACCCTTGCCAAAGCTTGCTCCTGTTCAGGCCAAGGTCACCGTTGCCTTGGTGGCACTCCTGTGCTTCATTAACAGTTATGATGGAGACTTTGTATTTGATGATTCTGAAGCAATTGTTAACAACAAG GATTTGCGCCCAGCAACACCTCTGAACAACATCTGGAGCAATGACTTCTGGGGAACCAACCTGAGTAGCAACTCTAGTCACAAATCCTACCGACCTCTCACTGTCCTTACATTCAG GCTGAACTACCTCGTAGCGGGAGGCCTTCACCCCGTTGGCTTCCATGTGCTCAACATCATCCTCCATGCTGTCATATCCGCCCTTATGATTGACGTGTTTGCAGTACTTATTGGTGGACTGGCCTACGATGAGAAGGGCAGGATACTGAACCACGCTCCGAAGACCTCTTTGCTTGCTGCCATCTTCTTTGCCGCACACCCAGTTCACACAGAAAGT GTCGCTGGCATAGTGGGCCGAGCAGACCTTTTATGCGCCCTCTTCTTCCAGCTGTCTTTCCTCACCTACTGCAAGGCTTTTAACAAAG GGAGTGACAGAGATGACAGGTTTTCTCTCCAGTGGGTTGTGGTCAGCCTCTTGCTGTGTGCTGCAGCAATGCTCTGTAAAGAACAAGGCATCACTGTCTTG GGTGTGAATGCTGCCTTTGATGTCCTCCTGATCTGTAATGTTAATGTGTATGAACTCAGCCAGAGGCTACTCCTTAGGAAGAAATCATTTGAT GTAAGTGAGTTGGTGCGAATGGGATTGCTTACGCGACTGGGTCTAATGGGTCTTGGAGGCCTCCTGATGCTTTACGCACGCTGGAGGATCATGGGAACAGGACCGCCAGCGTTCACTGAAGTAGACAACCCGGCTTCTTTTGCAGAAAATATCATCCTCAGG ATAGTGAACTATAATTACTACTACTCCCTTAATGCctggctgctgctgtgtccCTGGTGGCTGTGTTTTGATTGGTCCATGGGTTGTGTGCCTCTCATTAAGTCAGCCACTGATTGGAGGATagtctggctgctgctgctctggtgCATCCTGGTAGGCTTGATAAGCCAAGCCTTATGCTCACAGGACAGCCAGAGGAGGAG GACTTTGACCCTGGGTCTGGTGCTACTGGTGGTCCCTTTTCTGCCTGCgagcaacatttttttcaggGTGGGCTTTGTCATTGCTGAGAGAGTTCTCTATCTGTCTTCAGCCGGCTACTGCCTACTGCTGGCATACTCTTTAGGACACTGCTGCTGCCGTTGGTCCAAATACAGG AAGTTGCTGTGCGTCATGGTGCTTGcactgttgtgtgtgtatgtagtgCGCTGTGCTCTCCGCAGTCACCAGTGGCGTTCAGAACAAAGCCTCTTCACCAGCGCCCTTTCTGTCTGTCCGCTCAACGCCAAG GTGCATTATAATGTGGGTAAGAACCTGGCTGACAGAGGGAACACCACTCCAGCTATTACATATTACAGAGAAGCAGTCAG GCTACACCCTACATACGTCCATGCAATGAACAACCTGGGGAATatcctgaaggagaaaaatgaacTTGTGGAAGCAGAGCAGCTGTTGTCTAAAGCTGTTTCCATTCA GCCTGACTTCGCTGCAGCTTGGATGAATCTGGGAATAGTTCAGAACAGCCTGCAGAAGTTTGAGGAGGCAGAGAAGAGTTACTGGAACGCCATCCGCTTCCGGAGAAAATACCCAGACTGCTACTATAACCTGGGACGCTTG TATGCCGACCAGAACAGACACCTGGATGCCCTAAACGCCTGGAGGAATGCAACTGTGCTAAAACCTGACCACAGCCTGGCGTGGAACAACATGGTCATTCTGCTGGACAACACCG GTAACTTGGGTCAAGCAGAGCTGATCGGCCGAGAGGCTCTGAGAGTCCTCCCAAACGACCACACCATCATGTTTTCATTGGCTAATGTCCTGGggaaattacaaaaatatgag GAGTCAGAGGGCTTCTTTCTTCACGCCCTCCGGATCAACCCAAATGCTGCTAGTTGCCATGGAAATTTAG ctgTGTTGTATCATCGCTGGGGGAAGCTGGAGCTGGCAAAGAAACACTACGAGCTTTCTCTAAAGTTGGACCCTGAGGCTCCTGGGACCAGAGACAACTACAACATGCTGCGACGCAAACTGGACCAACTTAAACGCAGCACACCCTGA